A single region of the Elizabethkingia sp. JS20170427COW genome encodes:
- a CDS encoding DUF3820 family protein, whose translation MNPDILKEIITHKMPFGKYKDWLIADLPISYLEWFQRKGMPPGKLGMWLATVYEIKLNGLEDILFELKKRFSNPS comes from the coding sequence ATAAACCCTGATATCCTTAAAGAAATTATTACCCACAAAATGCCTTTTGGGAAATACAAAGATTGGTTAATTGCTGACTTACCCATCAGCTACTTAGAGTGGTTCCAACGCAAGGGAATGCCTCCAGGAAAATTAGGGATGTGGCTAGCCACTGTCTATGAGATAAAACTTAACGGTTTAGAAGATATTCTCTTCGAGTTGAAAAAGAGATTTTCCAATCCATCATAA
- a CDS encoding AI-2E family transporter encodes MKNKSQPISTIVIKQIFLISIILVLGGLIVYHLSLFLPSLLGALTLYIISRKYLLFLLEEKKWNANLVAFIIILTTLVVLILPVYGIVDLLISKLGNAQVYLSHFNTFVDKIHHYIYSQLNFDILSKENLSQLKSYAAKFSTSIINTTFNAFSVITSMYFILYFMLITPRKFEKLLADIAPFRSYNVLKLGEKIRKMVIANAIGIPVVALGQGLVALIGYYIFGAPAPILLFAFTFISSMIPIVGAALTWAPICIFMIAEGQTTPGIGLAIYCIIAVGLTDNILRFTILKKLENIHPLNTVFGIIAGMNIFGVLGLIFGPILVSVTLMLISVYKDEYGGGKNISLLTSENDKP; translated from the coding sequence ATGAAAAACAAAAGCCAACCTATTTCCACTATTGTTATTAAACAAATCTTTTTGATAAGCATCATACTGGTTTTAGGTGGGCTTATTGTTTATCACTTGTCTTTATTTCTACCCTCTTTATTAGGAGCATTAACCCTCTATATCATCTCTAGAAAATATCTTTTATTTCTACTGGAAGAGAAAAAATGGAATGCTAACTTGGTAGCCTTTATCATTATTCTTACAACTTTGGTCGTTCTTATCCTTCCCGTTTATGGAATAGTAGATTTGCTGATTTCCAAATTAGGGAATGCCCAAGTATATCTATCCCATTTCAATACTTTTGTGGATAAGATTCATCATTATATCTACTCCCAACTAAACTTTGATATACTGAGCAAAGAGAATTTATCTCAATTAAAATCATATGCCGCTAAATTTTCAACAAGCATCATTAATACAACTTTCAATGCGTTTTCGGTAATCACCTCTATGTATTTCATTTTGTACTTTATGCTGATTACTCCTAGAAAATTTGAAAAGCTTTTGGCAGACATTGCTCCTTTTAGAAGTTACAATGTATTGAAATTGGGAGAAAAAATTAGGAAAATGGTAATTGCCAATGCTATAGGCATTCCTGTTGTTGCTTTAGGACAAGGATTGGTTGCTCTCATTGGATATTACATATTTGGCGCTCCAGCTCCTATTCTCCTCTTTGCTTTCACCTTTATTTCTAGTATGATTCCTATTGTAGGGGCTGCCTTAACCTGGGCTCCTATCTGTATTTTTATGATTGCTGAGGGGCAAACTACACCAGGGATAGGTTTAGCAATCTACTGTATTATCGCTGTAGGTTTAACAGATAACATCTTAAGGTTTACCATTCTAAAAAAGTTAGAAAACATCCATCCCTTAAATACTGTTTTTGGAATTATTGCTGGGATGAATATTTTTGGTGTTTTAGGCCTTATCTTTGGGCCTATATTAGTTTCCGTAACCCTTATGCTTATTTCGGTTTATAAAGATGAGTATGGAGGAGGAAAAAACATTAGCTTATTGACCTCAGAAAATGATAAACCCTGA